A region from the Sandaracinus amylolyticus genome encodes:
- a CDS encoding MerR family transcriptional regulator, producing the protein MIDAKPVLDGHPVLSAKPDPCGSSPLSSGDMARGCETTIRTVRFYEEAGLIEPVARSEGGHRMYSPEQLLKLQLIMDLREAGLSLQDIKALFELKHRFDNAEAASKEMADVLEAQIECMQRKIAVLRRLREELACMVATIRECEQCEVPDFKKQCGGCDVMARPDLPRAMRLLWGSGRE; encoded by the coding sequence ATGATCGATGCGAAGCCCGTCCTCGACGGACACCCGGTGCTGAGCGCCAAGCCCGATCCCTGTGGCTCGTCTCCGCTCTCGAGCGGTGACATGGCGCGCGGCTGCGAGACGACGATCCGCACCGTGCGCTTCTACGAGGAGGCGGGGCTCATCGAGCCGGTCGCGCGCAGCGAGGGCGGCCACCGGATGTACAGCCCGGAGCAGCTCCTCAAGCTCCAGCTGATCATGGATCTGCGCGAGGCCGGGCTCTCGCTGCAGGACATCAAGGCGCTCTTCGAGCTCAAGCACCGCTTCGACAACGCCGAGGCCGCGAGCAAGGAGATGGCGGACGTCCTCGAGGCGCAGATCGAGTGCATGCAGCGCAAGATCGCGGTGCTGCGACGGCTGCGCGAAGAGCTCGCGTGCATGGTCGCGACGATCCGTGAGTGCGAGCAGTGCGAGGTGCCGGACTTCAAGAAGCAGTGCGGCGGATGCGACGTCATGGCGCGTCCCGATCTGCCGCGCGCGATGCGTCTGCTCTGGGGCTCCGGCCGCGAATGA